One window from the genome of Calditerricola satsumensis encodes:
- a CDS encoding 5-formyltetrahydrofolate cyclo-ligase: MDKARIRQWVWDALTRTGQAAFPRPVHGRIPNFVGAAQAAERLRALDVYRRAQVVKVGPDAPLHPIRTMVLRDGKTLYMPTPRLAGGFVVLQDVPPGKEREATALAHFKAYGREVALTAIEPIDLVVVGSVAVDHRGVRVGKGEGYGDLEFALLCELGKLTPHTPVVTAVHDLQVADSPGHPLGIRLPHDPHDIAVDVIVTPTRTLHTKNRPPQPSRIDWEKLGDRLEDLKPLAEWRRLQDA; encoded by the coding sequence ATGGACAAAGCGCGCATTCGCCAATGGGTGTGGGACGCGCTCACCCGTACCGGCCAGGCTGCCTTTCCCCGTCCCGTTCACGGGCGCATCCCCAATTTTGTCGGCGCAGCGCAAGCCGCCGAACGCCTGCGCGCACTCGACGTGTACCGGCGGGCCCAGGTGGTAAAGGTGGGGCCGGACGCGCCCCTGCATCCCATCCGCACCATGGTCCTGCGCGACGGAAAAACCCTGTACATGCCCACCCCGCGCCTGGCCGGCGGCTTTGTTGTCCTTCAGGACGTGCCGCCGGGAAAAGAGCGGGAGGCCACTGCGCTCGCCCACTTCAAGGCGTACGGGCGGGAAGTGGCGCTGACCGCCATTGAGCCGATCGACCTGGTTGTGGTCGGCAGCGTGGCCGTCGACCACCGCGGGGTGCGCGTCGGAAAAGGGGAGGGGTACGGCGATCTGGAGTTCGCTCTCCTCTGCGAGTTGGGCAAGCTCACGCCTCATACCCCCGTTGTGACCGCGGTGCACGACTTGCAAGTGGCGGACAGCCCGGGCCACCCGCTGGGCATCCGCCTTCCCCACGACCCCCATGACATCGCCGTCGATGTCATCGTCACGCCCACCCGCACCCTTCACACAAAAAACCGGCCCCCGCAGCCCTCCCGGATCGACTGGGAGAAGCTCGGCGACCGGTTGGAGGATCTGAAGCCCCTGGCGGAATGGCGTCGGCTGCAGGACGCGTGA
- a CDS encoding acyl-CoA mutase large subunit family protein — MAVETFDARYAAWKAKTEELLKKVPERKEAFTTSSGIEVERLYLPKNPDEAYLEKLGFPGEYPFTRGIQPTMYRGKFWTMRQYAGYGTAEETNRRFRYLLEQGQTGLSVAFDLPTQIGYDSDHPMALGEVGKVGVAIDSLEDMEALFEGIPLDRVSTSMTINAPAAILLAMYIAVAEKQGVPADKLSGTIQNDILKEYIARGTYIFPPKPSMRLITDIFAYCSAHVPKWNTISISGYHIREAGSTAVQEVAFTLANAIAYVEAALAAGLEVDQFAPRLAFFFNAHNHFFEEIAKFRAARRMWAKIMKERFGAKNPRSMMLRFHTQTGGSTLTAQQPDNNIVRVALQALAAVLGGTQSLHTNARDEALALPTEESARIALRTQQIIAYETGVADTVDPLGGSYYVEALTDRIEEEAWAYIRKIDELGGAVAAIEQGYQQREIRKAAYETQRKIESGELVVVGVNKFRLENEKQPELLRVDPAIAEKQKAKLERLRQKRDNALVAKRLEALRKAARGTENLMPYILDAVRAYCTVGEICGVLREEFGEYQGV, encoded by the coding sequence ATGGCCGTCGAGACGTTTGACGCGCGCTATGCGGCGTGGAAAGCGAAGACGGAGGAGCTTTTGAAGAAGGTTCCGGAGCGGAAAGAGGCGTTCACCACCTCGTCGGGCATCGAGGTGGAACGGCTCTATCTGCCCAAGAATCCCGACGAGGCGTACCTCGAAAAGCTGGGCTTTCCCGGGGAGTACCCGTTTACCCGCGGCATCCAGCCCACGATGTACCGCGGGAAGTTCTGGACGATGCGCCAGTATGCCGGCTACGGCACGGCGGAGGAGACGAACCGCCGCTTTCGCTACCTCCTCGAACAGGGGCAGACCGGACTGTCCGTGGCCTTTGACCTGCCGACGCAGATCGGCTACGACTCCGACCACCCGATGGCCCTGGGCGAAGTGGGGAAGGTGGGCGTGGCCATCGATTCGCTGGAGGACATGGAGGCGCTGTTTGAGGGAATTCCCCTCGACCGCGTCAGCACGTCGATGACGATCAACGCGCCGGCGGCCATTTTGCTGGCCATGTACATCGCCGTGGCCGAAAAACAGGGCGTGCCGGCCGACAAACTGTCCGGGACGATCCAGAACGACATCCTGAAGGAGTACATCGCCCGCGGCACGTACATCTTCCCGCCCAAGCCTTCGATGCGCCTCATCACCGACATCTTCGCCTACTGCAGCGCCCACGTGCCGAAGTGGAACACGATTTCGATCAGCGGCTATCACATCCGCGAGGCCGGCTCCACGGCGGTGCAGGAGGTGGCCTTCACCTTGGCCAACGCCATCGCCTACGTCGAGGCGGCCCTCGCGGCGGGGCTCGAGGTGGACCAATTCGCGCCGCGGCTGGCCTTCTTCTTCAACGCCCACAACCACTTCTTTGAGGAGATCGCCAAGTTCCGCGCCGCCCGCCGGATGTGGGCCAAGATCATGAAGGAGCGCTTTGGGGCGAAGAATCCGCGCTCGATGATGCTGCGCTTCCACACCCAGACCGGCGGCTCGACGCTTACCGCCCAGCAGCCGGACAACAACATCGTGCGCGTCGCGTTGCAGGCGCTGGCGGCGGTGCTGGGCGGCACGCAAAGCCTGCACACCAACGCCCGCGACGAGGCCCTGGCCCTGCCGACCGAGGAGTCGGCGCGCATCGCCCTGCGCACGCAGCAGATCATCGCTTACGAGACGGGCGTCGCCGACACGGTCGACCCCCTGGGCGGCTCCTACTATGTGGAGGCCCTTACCGATCGCATCGAGGAAGAGGCGTGGGCCTACATCCGCAAGATCGACGAGCTCGGCGGCGCGGTGGCGGCCATCGAGCAGGGTTACCAACAGCGGGAGATCCGCAAGGCGGCCTACGAGACGCAGCGGAAGATCGAATCGGGCGAGCTGGTGGTCGTCGGCGTCAACAAGTTCCGCCTCGAAAACGAGAAGCAGCCGGAGCTCTTGCGCGTCGATCCGGCCATCGCCGAAAAGCAAAAAGCGAAGCTGGAGCGCCTGCGCCAAAAGCGCGACAACGCCCTCGTTGCCAAGCGGCTTGAGGCGTTGCGAAAAGCGGCGCGGGGGACGGAGAACCTCATGCCGTACATTCTTGACGCCGTCCGCGCCTACTGCACGGTGGGCGAAATCTGCGGCGTGCTGCGCGAGGAATTCGGCGAATACCAGGGGGTGTGA
- the mce gene encoding methylmalonyl-CoA epimerase: MSQETIRVLIGKPGLDGHDRGALVIAQALRDAGMEVVYTGLRQTPAQIVSAAIQEDVDVIGLSCLSGAHNELFPEVVRLLKEQGADDIPVIGGGTIPEEDIPFLESQGIRRVFTPGTPTSEIVAYIRELVAEKRGEKPAASGMPSPKKIAHVAIAVRNLDEAVRTYTQLLGFELLGTETVESEQVRVAFLKIGESRLELLEPTDPTSPVARFLETRGEGLHHIAFEVDDIEGRLAALKRANAQLIHDTPKEGAGGHRIAFLHPRAAHGVLIELCEAHGEADADKRQD; the protein is encoded by the coding sequence ATGAGCCAGGAGACGATCCGCGTACTGATTGGGAAACCGGGGCTTGACGGCCACGACCGCGGGGCGCTCGTCATCGCCCAGGCGCTGCGCGACGCGGGGATGGAAGTGGTGTACACCGGGCTGCGCCAGACGCCGGCGCAAATCGTGAGCGCCGCGATCCAGGAAGACGTCGACGTGATCGGCTTGTCGTGCCTCTCCGGGGCGCACAACGAGCTGTTCCCCGAGGTGGTGCGCCTCTTGAAGGAACAAGGGGCCGACGACATCCCGGTGATCGGTGGCGGCACGATTCCGGAGGAGGACATACCGTTTCTCGAGTCGCAGGGCATCCGCCGCGTCTTCACCCCCGGCACGCCCACGAGCGAGATCGTGGCCTACATCCGCGAACTGGTGGCGGAAAAGCGGGGCGAAAAGCCGGCTGCATCGGGCATGCCGTCGCCGAAGAAGATCGCCCACGTGGCCATCGCCGTGCGGAACCTTGACGAGGCCGTGCGCACCTATACCCAGCTGCTCGGCTTTGAGCTGCTCGGCACGGAGACGGTGGAAAGCGAGCAGGTGCGCGTCGCCTTTCTGAAGATCGGCGAAAGCCGCCTCGAGCTTCTGGAGCCGACCGACCCGACGTCGCCGGTGGCCAGGTTCCTGGAGACGCGCGGCGAAGGCCTCCACCACATTGCCTTCGAGGTGGACGACATCGAGGGGCGCCTTGCCGCCCTGAAGCGAGCGAACGCTCAGTTGATTCACGACACGCCCAAAGAAGGCGCCGGCGGGCACCGCATTGCCTTCCTCCATCCGCGGGCGGCCCACGGTGTGCTGATCGAGCTGTGTGAGGCCCATGGAGAAGCGGACGCGGACAAACGGCAAGACTGA
- a CDS encoding acyl-CoA carboxylase subunit beta, protein MYEKIDDLYERKRKIELGGGEEKIAAQHARGKLTARERIDLLLDPDTFVELNPFVTHRATQFGMDKVEAPGEGVVTGYGKIHGRPVYVFAQDFTVFGGALGEMHALKIARIMDLAAKNGAPVIGLNDSGGARIQEGVISLDGYGHVFYRNAVYSGVIPQISVIMGPCAGGAVYSPALTDFVFMVENTSQMFITGPKVIKTVTGETISAEELGGARVHATKSGNVHFTAPSEPDVLEMVRRLLSYLPQNCREKPPAVPYTVTKRDAWIEELAEAVPVEGTKAYDVHKVIDLVVDEGSFFEVHAQFARNVVVGLARIAGEVVGIVANQPKVMAGGLDIDASDKLSRFVRFCDAFNIPLVTFVDVTGFFPGVNQEHGGIIRHGAKILYAYSEATVPKITVILRKAYGGAYVAMNSKAIGADVVYAWPCAEIAVMGPEGAANIIFAKEIAESANPEATRAQKIAEYRRLFANPYVAASHGMVDDVIDPRETRLKLIQALEMLRDKQESRPAKKHSNLPL, encoded by the coding sequence ATGTACGAAAAGATCGACGACCTGTACGAGCGGAAGCGCAAGATCGAGCTCGGCGGCGGCGAGGAGAAGATTGCCGCCCAGCACGCCCGCGGCAAGCTGACGGCCCGCGAGCGGATCGACCTCTTGCTCGACCCGGACACCTTTGTCGAGCTCAACCCCTTCGTCACCCACCGGGCCACCCAGTTCGGCATGGACAAGGTGGAGGCGCCCGGTGAAGGGGTGGTGACCGGCTACGGCAAGATCCACGGCCGGCCGGTCTATGTCTTCGCCCAGGACTTCACCGTGTTCGGCGGGGCCCTTGGCGAGATGCACGCCCTGAAGATCGCTCGCATCATGGACCTGGCGGCCAAGAACGGCGCTCCGGTGATCGGACTGAACGACTCGGGCGGGGCGCGCATCCAGGAGGGGGTCATCTCCCTCGACGGGTACGGCCACGTCTTTTACCGCAACGCCGTGTACTCGGGTGTCATCCCGCAGATTTCCGTGATCATGGGCCCCTGCGCCGGGGGTGCCGTGTATTCGCCGGCCCTCACCGATTTCGTGTTCATGGTGGAGAACACCAGCCAGATGTTCATCACCGGGCCGAAGGTGATCAAGACGGTCACCGGGGAAACCATCTCCGCCGAGGAGTTGGGCGGGGCCCGCGTCCACGCCACCAAGAGCGGCAACGTCCATTTCACGGCGCCCAGCGAGCCGGACGTCCTGGAGATGGTGCGCCGGCTCCTGTCGTACCTGCCGCAAAACTGCCGCGAAAAGCCGCCGGCCGTGCCCTACACGGTGACCAAACGCGACGCGTGGATCGAGGAGCTGGCCGAGGCGGTCCCCGTGGAGGGGACGAAGGCCTACGACGTGCACAAGGTGATCGACCTCGTCGTCGACGAGGGCAGCTTCTTCGAGGTGCACGCCCAGTTTGCCCGCAACGTTGTCGTCGGCCTGGCCCGCATCGCCGGCGAGGTGGTGGGGATCGTGGCCAACCAGCCCAAGGTGATGGCCGGCGGGCTGGACATCGACGCCTCCGACAAGCTCTCGCGTTTCGTCCGCTTCTGCGACGCCTTCAACATTCCCCTCGTCACCTTCGTCGACGTCACGGGCTTCTTCCCCGGCGTCAACCAGGAGCACGGCGGGATCATCCGCCACGGGGCGAAGATCCTGTACGCCTACTCCGAGGCGACGGTGCCGAAGATCACCGTCATCCTCCGCAAGGCCTACGGCGGCGCCTACGTGGCGATGAACTCGAAGGCCATCGGCGCCGACGTGGTGTACGCCTGGCCCTGCGCGGAAATCGCCGTCATGGGGCCCGAGGGGGCGGCCAACATCATTTTCGCCAAAGAGATCGCCGAGTCGGCCAATCCGGAGGCGACGCGCGCCCAGAAGATCGCCGAGTACCGCCGCCTGTTCGCCAACCCGTACGTGGCCGCCTCTCACGGCATGGTCGACGACGTGATCGACCCGCGCGAAACGCGCCTCAAGCTGATCCAGGCCCTGGAGATGCTCCGCGACAAGCAGGAAAGCCGTCCGGCCAAGAAGCACAGCAACCTGCCGCTGTAG
- a CDS encoding alanine/glycine:cation symporter family protein, whose amino-acid sequence MIALETVITWLSDLVWGPPMLVLLVGTGIFLTIRLRLLQFWQLPYALKLAFSRKQDRTSQGDVTHFQALTTALAATIGTGNIAGVATAVAAGGPGAVFWMWVTAIVGMATKYAEAVLAIKYRVQNDRGEMSGGPMYYIERGLGWKWLAVLFAIFGAVACFGIGTSVQSNSVADALQSALSVPTWVTGVVLAVFTALVIIGGIKVIGRVTAFFVPIMALLYLIGGLVVILLHVDKLPAALALIFADAFTGEAVAGGALGTVIRYGVARGVFSNEAGLGSAPIAAAAAKTDHPCRQGLVSMTGTFLDTIVVCSVTGLVLVMSGLYADGDLSGASLTSASFNALLPGFGSWVVTIGLILFAYSTVLGWSYYGEKCFEYLFGTRRILWYRWAVVAAVFVGTIVKLDLVWSIADVFNGLMAVPNLIALLALSGVVVAETRAFQERLRKERQTSPPGAGVTG is encoded by the coding sequence ATGATCGCGTTGGAAACGGTGATTACGTGGCTGAGCGACCTCGTGTGGGGGCCGCCGATGCTCGTGCTGCTGGTGGGGACGGGCATCTTCCTCACCATACGCCTTCGCCTGCTCCAGTTCTGGCAGCTTCCCTATGCCCTGAAGTTGGCCTTTTCGCGCAAGCAAGACCGGACGTCGCAGGGAGACGTGACGCATTTCCAGGCGTTGACCACGGCCTTGGCCGCGACGATCGGGACAGGGAACATCGCGGGCGTGGCCACCGCCGTGGCTGCGGGCGGCCCCGGGGCTGTGTTCTGGATGTGGGTCACGGCCATCGTCGGGATGGCCACGAAGTACGCCGAGGCCGTGCTGGCCATCAAGTACCGGGTGCAGAACGACCGCGGGGAGATGTCCGGCGGTCCGATGTACTACATTGAGCGCGGGCTCGGGTGGAAGTGGCTGGCCGTCCTCTTCGCCATCTTCGGCGCCGTGGCCTGCTTCGGCATTGGCACGTCGGTGCAGTCCAACTCGGTGGCCGACGCCCTGCAGAGCGCGCTGTCCGTGCCGACGTGGGTGACCGGCGTGGTCCTGGCTGTCTTTACAGCGCTGGTGATCATCGGCGGGATCAAGGTGATCGGTCGCGTGACGGCCTTCTTCGTGCCCATCATGGCGCTCCTGTACCTCATCGGCGGGCTGGTCGTCATCCTGCTCCACGTGGACAAGCTGCCGGCGGCGTTGGCGCTGATCTTTGCGGACGCCTTCACCGGCGAGGCCGTGGCCGGCGGCGCGCTGGGGACGGTGATCCGCTACGGCGTGGCCCGCGGCGTCTTCTCCAACGAAGCCGGGCTGGGTTCCGCGCCGATCGCGGCTGCGGCGGCGAAGACGGACCACCCCTGCCGCCAGGGGCTGGTGTCGATGACCGGCACATTCCTCGACACCATCGTCGTCTGCAGCGTCACCGGACTCGTCCTGGTCATGAGCGGCTTGTACGCCGACGGCGACCTGTCCGGCGCCAGCCTCACGTCGGCCTCGTTCAACGCCCTCTTGCCCGGCTTTGGGTCGTGGGTGGTCACCATCGGCCTCATCCTCTTTGCCTACTCGACGGTGCTGGGCTGGTCATACTACGGCGAGAAGTGCTTTGAGTACCTCTTCGGCACCCGGCGGATCCTGTGGTACCGCTGGGCGGTGGTGGCGGCCGTCTTCGTGGGCACGATCGTGAAGCTCGACCTTGTGTGGAGCATCGCCGACGTGTTCAACGGGCTGATGGCCGTGCCGAACCTGATCGCCCTGCTGGCGCTCTCCGGTGTCGTGGTGGCCGAAACGCGCGCCTTCCAGGAGCGGCTGCGGAAGGAGCGGCAAACGTCGCCGCCCGGCGCCGGCGTGACGGGATAA
- a CDS encoding M20/M25/M40 family metallo-hydrolase, producing the protein MINETRLVNEFLELVQIDSETGEEGEIARVLKEKFRSLGLTVEEDDAAAKTGHGANNLVATLEGTVDAPVIYFTCHMDTVKPGKGVKPVVKDGYVYSDGTTILGADDKAGLAAMLEAIRVLKEQNIAHGTVQFVITVGEESGLKGAKAFNPALLKAEYGFALDSNGPVGEIVTAAPAHARIDVVVIGKAAHAGVNPEDGISAIQVASKAIARMPLGRIDHETTANIGRFAGGQAMNIVPDRVEILAEARSLDEEKLERQIAAMRRAFEETAAEHGATVEFRVERMYPGYKYADDHPVVQTAMRAILAIGRTPKTLASGGGSDANVLAGYGVPTVNLAVGYEEIHSTNERMPIAELVKTAELVVAIVREVAHQGAEKR; encoded by the coding sequence ATGATCAACGAAACGCGCCTGGTCAACGAGTTTCTGGAGCTGGTGCAAATCGACAGCGAGACGGGGGAGGAGGGCGAGATTGCCCGTGTGCTCAAAGAAAAGTTTCGTTCCCTCGGCCTGACCGTGGAGGAAGACGACGCCGCGGCCAAGACCGGACACGGGGCGAACAACCTCGTGGCCACGCTGGAAGGAACGGTCGACGCACCCGTCATCTACTTCACGTGCCACATGGACACGGTGAAACCGGGGAAGGGCGTCAAGCCGGTGGTGAAGGACGGGTACGTCTACTCGGACGGCACCACCATTCTCGGCGCCGACGACAAGGCCGGCCTGGCCGCGATGTTGGAAGCGATCCGCGTGCTCAAGGAGCAGAACATCGCCCACGGCACGGTGCAGTTCGTCATCACGGTAGGGGAGGAGTCGGGGCTGAAGGGGGCGAAGGCGTTCAATCCCGCCCTGCTGAAGGCCGAATACGGCTTTGCCCTCGACTCCAATGGCCCGGTGGGCGAGATCGTCACCGCGGCGCCGGCCCACGCGCGCATCGACGTGGTGGTGATCGGGAAGGCGGCCCATGCCGGCGTCAACCCGGAAGACGGGATCTCCGCCATCCAGGTGGCGAGCAAGGCCATTGCCCGCATGCCCCTCGGGCGCATTGACCACGAGACGACGGCCAACATCGGGCGGTTCGCCGGCGGCCAGGCGATGAACATCGTGCCCGACCGGGTGGAGATTTTGGCCGAGGCGCGCAGCCTCGACGAGGAGAAGCTCGAGCGGCAGATCGCGGCGATGCGCCGCGCCTTCGAGGAGACGGCGGCCGAACACGGGGCGACGGTGGAGTTCCGCGTCGAGCGGATGTACCCCGGCTACAAGTACGCCGACGACCATCCGGTGGTGCAGACGGCCATGCGCGCCATCCTCGCCATCGGCCGCACGCCGAAGACGCTGGCCAGCGGCGGGGGCAGCGACGCCAACGTCCTTGCCGGCTACGGGGTGCCCACCGTCAACCTGGCCGTCGGGTACGAAGAGATCCACTCCACGAACGAACGCATGCCCATCGCCGAACTGGTGAAGACAGCCGAACTCGTGGTGGCCATCGTGCGTGAGGTGGCGCATCAAGGCGCTGAGAAGCGGTGA
- a CDS encoding MFS transporter has translation MKSRPFALLLASQAASGLADALAIVAVVTWVYRLTGSALASGFYPVLRVLAMAVAGWAFGRVLERANLMAVLVAAQGTQAALFAALAAGVVTLPSHPATLGFVLAMVFAAAFADGWTTPARGALVPRLVPQAQWVHANSVLATADQVVLLIGWLIGGLLVARWGETMALGLTVALYGAATAALAVLARASLPRETGPDPASPPPAPGRASRSGWAALWRLRPLRPVVTMDAVENLAYGVWTGALMLAYVQEALGRSSVWWGYLNAGYYGGTLLGGLLVWRAARAVERRLVASLVAGALCGSVMTLAFALTSSPAVALVLCLLMGPAFQVRDVAQRTLMQHSVDPLQLPVVLAAHGILVNAAFALSVLVMGWVADAFGIRAAYGMAAAVSALAVVLALLLGLARWGRFGDGNSGKPGALLT, from the coding sequence GTGAAGAGCCGGCCTTTCGCGCTGCTTTTGGCCTCGCAAGCGGCGTCGGGCCTAGCCGACGCGCTGGCCATCGTGGCCGTGGTCACCTGGGTGTACCGCCTCACCGGTTCGGCCCTGGCCTCGGGTTTTTACCCCGTCCTGCGCGTCTTGGCCATGGCGGTGGCCGGGTGGGCCTTTGGGCGGGTGCTTGAGCGAGCGAACCTGATGGCGGTCCTCGTCGCCGCGCAGGGCACGCAGGCGGCGCTGTTTGCCGCTCTGGCCGCCGGCGTTGTGACCCTTCCGTCGCACCCGGCGACGCTGGGATTCGTGTTGGCCATGGTGTTTGCCGCGGCCTTTGCCGACGGCTGGACCACGCCGGCGCGCGGCGCGCTGGTGCCGCGCCTGGTGCCGCAGGCCCAATGGGTGCACGCCAACAGCGTCTTGGCCACCGCCGACCAGGTGGTTCTCCTGATCGGCTGGCTGATCGGCGGGCTGCTCGTGGCCCGGTGGGGCGAGACGATGGCGTTGGGGCTGACGGTGGCCCTCTACGGGGCGGCAACCGCCGCCCTGGCGGTTCTGGCGCGCGCTTCCCTTCCGCGAGAAACCGGTCCCGATCCCGCTTCCCCACCGCCTGCGCCTGGGAGGGCGAGTCGATCGGGGTGGGCGGCGCTGTGGCGCCTTCGCCCGCTACGGCCGGTGGTGACGATGGACGCGGTCGAAAACCTCGCCTACGGCGTCTGGACGGGCGCCCTGATGCTCGCCTACGTGCAAGAGGCCCTGGGGCGTTCGTCGGTGTGGTGGGGGTATCTGAATGCCGGTTACTACGGGGGAACCCTCCTGGGCGGCCTCTTGGTGTGGCGGGCGGCGCGCGCCGTGGAGCGCCGCCTCGTGGCCAGCCTGGTAGCTGGGGCGCTTTGCGGCAGCGTCATGACGCTGGCGTTTGCCCTGACGTCCTCGCCCGCTGTGGCCCTCGTCCTTTGCCTGCTCATGGGACCGGCCTTTCAGGTGCGCGACGTCGCCCAGCGCACGCTGATGCAGCACAGCGTCGATCCGCTCCAGCTTCCGGTCGTGCTGGCCGCCCACGGCATCCTGGTGAACGCCGCCTTTGCCCTGTCGGTGCTCGTGATGGGGTGGGTGGCCGACGCCTTCGGGATTCGCGCGGCGTACGGGATGGCAGCGGCGGTGAGCGCGCTGGCGGTCGTGTTGGCGCTGCTGTTGGGCTTGGCGAGATGGGGGCGTTTCGGGGACGGGAATTCCGGAAAGCCGGGCGCCCTCTTGACGTAA